The Chitinophaga sp. H8 genome contains a region encoding:
- a CDS encoding sensor histidine kinase, with protein MKKFFQSIYKNYRYWLCQLIGWTLFTLTYNNIRDDGFSLHLDLFADPDTYREIFLGILYTHLLRGYLRRNQLIYRSTGRGLIRVWMAVIITGLVQALTYSAIAIYSTGNFQDTYDTFKKSVAGLSPGVLMFIIFMVVWIVWSLVIWAWTLIYLTVKRQTLKRQELEGENRLRKTELENIKAKLNPHFLFNSLSSIRSLIAENPERAQVAVGELAEVLRSAIMAEQQELVSLGEELEVVQHYLSIEKIRLEERLTVTCEVPEKMRDYQVPHMMLQTLVENAIKHGVAQRVEGGSIHIHTAQESPDHYYIHIENTGELKPVTLYNGLGISGTIKRLELLYKGQAHFDITTTGNQLVKVSLKLPVAP; from the coding sequence ATGAAAAAATTCTTTCAGTCTATTTACAAAAACTATCGGTATTGGTTATGTCAGCTGATTGGCTGGACCCTTTTCACCCTTACTTACAACAATATCCGGGATGATGGCTTTTCGCTGCACCTGGACTTATTTGCAGATCCGGATACCTACCGGGAGATCTTTCTGGGGATCCTGTATACACATTTGCTGCGGGGCTACCTCCGCCGGAATCAGCTGATTTATCGGTCTACCGGTCGCGGACTGATCCGGGTATGGATGGCAGTAATTATTACCGGTTTGGTACAGGCACTGACCTATTCGGCTATTGCTATTTACAGCACAGGTAATTTTCAGGATACCTATGATACATTTAAAAAGTCAGTAGCTGGACTATCGCCCGGGGTACTTATGTTTATCATTTTTATGGTGGTATGGATCGTATGGAGTCTGGTGATCTGGGCATGGACGCTTATATACCTGACGGTAAAACGACAGACTTTAAAACGGCAGGAGCTGGAAGGCGAAAACCGCTTGCGTAAAACAGAACTGGAGAATATCAAAGCAAAGCTGAATCCTCATTTTTTATTTAATTCGCTGAGCAGTATCCGTAGCCTGATCGCTGAAAACCCAGAGCGGGCACAGGTAGCAGTAGGAGAGCTGGCAGAAGTATTACGCAGCGCTATCATGGCCGAACAGCAGGAGCTGGTAAGCCTGGGAGAAGAGCTGGAAGTAGTACAGCATTACCTGTCTATCGAAAAAATACGCCTGGAAGAGCGGTTGACAGTAACCTGCGAAGTACCCGAAAAGATGCGGGACTACCAGGTACCGCATATGATGCTGCAAACACTGGTGGAGAATGCCATTAAACATGGTGTGGCGCAACGGGTGGAAGGAGGTAGCATACATATTCATACTGCCCAGGAATCGCCGGATCATTATTATATTCATATTGAAAATACCGGAGAGCTGAAGCCCGTAACCCTGTATAACGGACTGGGGATTTCCGGCACGATTAAACGACTGGAATTACTTTATAAAGGGCAGGCACACTTTGACATTACCACTACCGGCAACCAACTGGTAAAGGTTTCCTTAAAACTTCCTGTAGCGCCATGA
- a CDS encoding dipeptide epimerase, translating to MKLTLHPYELKFRHTFTISRRSKDVQPLLVVALEQDGYTGLGETADNSYYNMTVPLLMEAINRHRDYISSYTLSTPEIFWEDMYPLLQDNMFALCALDLAAYDLYAKKQGKKLYEIWGLDISHNPLTDYTIGIDTIENMVSKLKAFPWPIYKIKLGTREDIAIIKALREHTSAVFRVDANCAWGVEETLRNAAAFRSLGVEFIEQPMPAADWEGMKKVYQDAALPLIADESCIVEADVAQCIGYFHGINIKLTKCGGITPARRMIAAAKAAGMKVMTGSMNESTVGTSAVAHLLPYLDYVDMDGPLLLAEDIATGVEIVNGKIIYANRPGTGAILNSSAQPANH from the coding sequence ATGAAGCTGACGTTACACCCGTATGAGTTAAAGTTCAGGCACACTTTTACTATTTCCCGCCGGTCAAAAGATGTACAGCCCTTGCTGGTAGTAGCGCTGGAACAGGATGGCTACACCGGCCTGGGAGAAACCGCTGATAACTCCTATTACAATATGACGGTACCCTTGCTGATGGAGGCCATTAACCGGCACCGGGATTATATCAGCAGTTATACCCTCTCCACACCTGAAATATTCTGGGAAGATATGTACCCTTTGCTGCAGGATAATATGTTTGCCTTATGTGCATTAGACCTGGCAGCGTATGATCTGTATGCTAAAAAGCAGGGTAAAAAACTATATGAAATATGGGGGCTGGATATTTCTCATAATCCCCTGACGGATTACACCATTGGTATTGATACCATTGAAAACATGGTCAGTAAGCTGAAAGCATTTCCCTGGCCTATCTATAAAATAAAACTGGGTACCAGAGAAGATATTGCTATTATAAAAGCGCTACGGGAACATACCTCCGCTGTTTTCAGGGTAGATGCCAATTGTGCCTGGGGAGTGGAGGAAACCCTTCGTAATGCAGCAGCTTTCCGTTCACTGGGGGTAGAATTTATAGAGCAACCTATGCCAGCCGCCGATTGGGAAGGTATGAAAAAGGTATACCAGGATGCTGCACTGCCATTAATTGCAGATGAAAGCTGTATTGTAGAAGCAGATGTGGCACAATGTATTGGTTATTTTCATGGTATCAACATTAAACTCACCAAATGTGGCGGCATTACCCCTGCGCGCCGAATGATTGCTGCAGCTAAGGCTGCTGGCATGAAGGTAATGACAGGCAGTATGAATGAAAGCACCGTGGGCACCTCTGCAGTAGCGCATTTACTGCCCTATCTGGATTATGTGGATATGGATGGCCCTTTATTGCTGGCAGAAGATATTGCTACAGGAGTTGAGATTGTAAATGGTAAAATCATCTATGCCAATCGTCCGGGAACAGGAGCTATTTTAAACAGCTCCGCACAGCCAGCTAACCATTAA
- a CDS encoding LytR/AlgR family response regulator transcription factor, translating into MINALLIDDERLARNDLRATLQAFPEIHIAGEAANAAAGIKLIAQLQPDVIFLDIAMPEVSGFELLEKLEAVPEVIFTTAYDTYAIKAFEINALDYLLKPVSANRLGGAIERLKAKLQHPAVVRNSYLQEHEKIFVKDGDRCWFVRLSQILYFEAAGSYVKIHFDQLSPMVLRSMNSLEERLDPQHFFRSSRQHIVNLDHIRKVSTTYNSTLVLEMTNGVQIEVSRRQSARFRELRSI; encoded by the coding sequence ATGATTAACGCATTACTGATAGATGATGAACGGTTGGCCAGAAACGACCTGAGAGCCACTTTGCAAGCCTTTCCGGAAATACACATTGCCGGAGAAGCAGCAAATGCCGCAGCAGGTATTAAGTTGATTGCCCAATTACAACCCGACGTAATATTCCTGGACATTGCTATGCCAGAAGTATCCGGTTTTGAATTACTGGAAAAGCTGGAAGCAGTGCCGGAGGTGATCTTTACTACTGCCTATGACACCTATGCTATCAAAGCATTTGAAATAAATGCGCTGGATTACCTGTTAAAGCCTGTATCTGCGAATCGTCTGGGCGGAGCGATTGAGCGATTGAAAGCTAAACTGCAGCATCCGGCGGTGGTGCGTAACAGTTATCTCCAGGAACATGAGAAAATATTTGTGAAAGACGGTGATCGGTGCTGGTTTGTACGCTTGTCACAGATCCTGTATTTTGAAGCGGCGGGCAGCTATGTGAAGATCCATTTTGATCAGCTATCACCGATGGTATTACGCTCTATGAATTCCCTGGAAGAACGGCTGGATCCACAGCATTTTTTCAGAAGTAGCCGGCAGCATATCGTTAACCTGGACCATATCCGGAAAGTAAGTACCACTTACAACAGTACATTGGTGCTGGAAATGACAAATGGGGTGCAGATAGAAGTGTCCCGCAGGCAATCTGCCCGTTTCAGGGAGCTGAGGAGCATTTAG